GTATTTGCTGGCACTTATAAAGAACTGCTAAAAAGCAAAACTCTAACCGCGCAGTATTTAAACGGCAAAGAAAGCATAAACTTTGCTAAAAATAGAGCGCAAGAAAACTTTATAGAAATCAAAAACGCAAACATAAATAACATAAAAAATCTAAGCGTAAAAATACCGCTAAGTAACCTGGTAGGCATCACAGGCGTCTCAGGCAGCGGCAAAAGCTCGCTTATTTTAGGCACGCTTTTACCAAGGGCTTTAGAGCAATTAACTCGCTCTAAAATCACGCCAAATGTTAGCGCAGCGCATATTGATGGACTTGAACAGCTTGATAAGGTAATCTACCTTGACCAAAGCCCAATTGGCCGCACTCCACGCTCAAATCCAGCTACTTATACAGGCGTGATGGACGAGATTAGAGAGCTGTTTTGCGCTACAAAAGAGGCAAAACTGCGTGGATATAAGGCTGGCAGATTTAGCTTTAATGTAAAAGGTGGGCGTTGTGAGAAATGCTCAGGCGATGGAGCGATCACTGTGGAGATGCACTTTTTGCCTGATATTAGCGTGGTTTGCGATGCCTGTAAGGGCAAGAGATACAATGAAGCCACGCTTGAGATCAAATACAAAGGCAAAAATATAGCTGATATTTTAGAAATGAGCGTGGCTGAGGCACTGGAGTTTTTTAAAGCTGTGCCAAAAATTCACGCTAAGCTTGCTACAATCTGCGCTGTGGGACTAGAATATATCACGCTAGGACAGAGTGCTACTACGCTAAGTGGTGGAGAGGCTCAGCGCATGAAACTAGCAAAAGAGCTAAGCCGCAGCGATACTGGCAAGACTCTTTATATACTTGATGAGCCTACGACTGGACTGCATTTTGCAGATGTTGCTAGGCTAGTTAGCGTGCTTCAAAGCCTAGTAGAACTTGGCAATAGCGTGGTGGTAATAGAACATAATCTTGATGTGATTAAAAACTGCGATTATCTAGTAGATATGGGGCCAGAGGGCGGCGACTTGGGCGGTCAGGTCATCGCTACTGGCAGCCCAAAAGAACTAGCCAAAAATCACAAGAAAACGCACTCTTTTACAGGCGAGTTTTTAGAAGATGAGCTAAAAGCGATGAAATAGGAATTCTAGAATTCCCTAGACTAGAATTCCATAAAAAAAACTCACTTAGGAATTCTAGAATTCCCTAGACTAGAATTCCATAAAATAAACTCACTTAGGAATTCTAGAATTCCTACAAAATCATACTTGCAGCTTGTTCTACCATTGCTTTTAAATCATCAAAATAAATCGGCTTTTGTAAAAAACCAAAGGCGCCGATTTCTATGGCCTTCTCTTTTAGACTCTCATCAGCTGACATGAGTATCACAGGGATGCCCAGCAAATCACTCTTTTCAAGGTTTTTGATCAAATCAAAACCATTTATTTTTGGCATATTTATCTCAGCAATTATCATTGAAAAACTATTGCTTAGACGCAAGAGATTTAAAGCCCCCAGCGGGTTTTTTTGTACAAGCACATGCCCTACATCGCTTATGTGTTGAAGCAGGGCTTTTTCCACCTCAGCAGAGCTTGCATTAGGCTCGATTAGCATGATTTTCAAATCACTTTTTAAGATATTATTTGACATCTTTTGCTCTTGTGTGAATTTTTTGCCAAAAGTATAGCACAAATTGCGAAGTTTTTTGTATAATTGCGCTTATGGATCACATAGAAAGTATAAAATGCCTGCGCCTAGCAGAGCAAATAGCAGGCATAATCGACATCTCAAAATCAGTATTTGACGCTATTGCTGCTACTCCGCGCTCGGCTTTTGTGCCGAGCATCAAGGATGCTTTTAGCCTAGATCCGCAGTCCATA
This DNA window, taken from Campylobacter magnus, encodes the following:
- a CDS encoding response regulator, with the translated sequence MSNNILKSDLKIMLIEPNASSAEVEKALLQHISDVGHVLVQKNPLGALNLLRLSNSFSMIIAEINMPKINGFDLIKNLEKSDLLGIPVILMSADESLKEKAIEIGAFGFLQKPIYFDDLKAMVEQAASMIL